The Streptomyces aurantiacus genome includes a region encoding these proteins:
- the glpK gene encoding glycerol kinase GlpK, which produces MTDKFVAAIDQGTTSSRCIVFNHDGAIVAVDQREHRQIFPKPGWVEHDATEIWSKVQAVVAGALAKAGLRADQLSALGITNQRETTVLWDRATGKPVHNAIVWQDTRTSALCNELGGSDGQDRFREQTGLPLASYFSGPKAAWLLDNVPGLRARAERGEIAFGTIDSWLIWNLTGGTDGGKHVTDVTNAGRTMLMNLETLQWDTSILSAMNVPEAVLPEIRSSSEVYGTAVGQLAGVPVASALGDQQAAVFGQACYDVGTAKNTYGTGSFLLLNTGNRPVPSKNGLLTTMGYKIGTEAPVYCLEGSIAITGALVQWFRDQLGIIRTADEIETLAASVDDNGGAYIVPAFSGLYAPYWRSDARGVVTGLTRYVTKGHLARAVLEATSWQTREVVDAMFQDSGVQITTLKVDGGMTKNNLLMQHQADVLDVPVIRPKVSETTCLGAAYAAGLATGVWNDLDELKSHWQKDVEWTPSMEAPARDREYHNWRKAVEKSFGWHEDAPS; this is translated from the coding sequence ATGACGGACAAGTTCGTCGCCGCAATCGACCAGGGCACCACGTCCAGCCGCTGCATCGTCTTCAACCACGACGGCGCGATCGTCGCCGTCGACCAGCGTGAGCACCGCCAGATCTTTCCCAAGCCCGGCTGGGTGGAGCACGACGCCACCGAGATCTGGTCGAAGGTGCAGGCGGTGGTCGCGGGTGCGCTCGCGAAGGCGGGGCTGCGCGCCGACCAGCTCAGCGCGCTGGGCATCACCAACCAGCGCGAGACGACGGTCCTGTGGGACCGCGCCACGGGCAAGCCCGTGCACAACGCGATCGTCTGGCAGGACACCCGTACCTCAGCGCTCTGCAACGAACTCGGCGGCTCGGACGGCCAGGACCGCTTCCGCGAGCAGACCGGGCTGCCGCTGGCCAGCTACTTCTCGGGGCCCAAGGCGGCCTGGCTGCTGGACAACGTGCCGGGGCTGCGGGCCCGGGCCGAGCGCGGCGAGATCGCCTTCGGCACGATCGACTCCTGGCTGATCTGGAACCTCACCGGCGGCACCGACGGCGGCAAGCACGTCACCGACGTGACCAACGCCGGGCGCACCATGCTGATGAACCTCGAAACACTTCAGTGGGACACGTCCATCCTCTCCGCGATGAACGTCCCGGAAGCGGTCCTCCCCGAGATCAGGTCCTCGTCCGAGGTGTACGGAACGGCCGTGGGCCAGCTCGCCGGGGTCCCGGTGGCGTCCGCGCTGGGCGACCAGCAGGCGGCGGTGTTCGGACAGGCCTGCTACGACGTGGGCACGGCCAAGAACACGTACGGGACGGGCAGCTTCCTGCTGCTCAACACCGGGAACAGGCCCGTGCCTTCGAAGAACGGGCTGCTGACGACCATGGGGTACAAGATCGGCACCGAGGCGCCCGTCTACTGCCTGGAGGGCTCGATCGCGATCACCGGTGCGCTGGTGCAGTGGTTCCGCGACCAGCTCGGCATCATCCGTACCGCCGACGAGATCGAGACCCTGGCGGCGAGCGTCGACGACAACGGCGGCGCGTACATCGTGCCCGCGTTCTCGGGGCTGTACGCGCCGTACTGGCGCTCCGACGCGCGGGGAGTCGTCACCGGTCTGACCAGGTACGTCACGAAGGGACATCTCGCGCGGGCCGTCCTGGAGGCGACGAGCTGGCAGACGCGCGAGGTGGTGGACGCCATGTTCCAGGACTCCGGGGTGCAGATCACGACCCTGAAGGTGGACGGCGGCATGACCAAGAACAACCTCCTCATGCAGCACCAGGCGGACGTGCTGGACGTTCCGGTGATCCGTCCGAAGGTCTCGGAGACGACCTGCCTGGGAGCGGCGTACGCGGCCGGCCTCGCGACCGGGGTGTGGAACGACCTCGACGAGCTGAAGTCGCACTGGCAGAAGGACGTCGAGTGGACGCCCTCCATGGAGGCGCCGGCCCGCGACCGCGAGTACCACAACTGGCGCAAGGCGGTGGAGAAGAGCTTCGGCTGGCACGAGGACGCCCCGAGCTGA
- a CDS encoding NUDIX domain-containing protein has translation MSPTQIPSANSAPDSHCSSCGAPYGDGVSGWPRACASCGRTAYRNPLPVAVALQPVYDTKGAALVVITRTIAPARGGIALPGGFIDHREDWRQAVVRELKEETGIAAASRDVRLVDALSSPDGHLLLFGALPERPATDLPPSVAMDETEGWHLLRGAAELAFPLHTVAVRAWFEGRYV, from the coding sequence GTGTCTCCAACCCAGATCCCCTCCGCCAACTCCGCGCCGGACTCCCACTGTTCGAGCTGCGGCGCGCCCTACGGAGATGGCGTCTCCGGCTGGCCCCGTGCCTGCGCCTCCTGCGGCCGCACGGCCTACCGCAACCCCTTGCCGGTCGCGGTGGCCCTGCAGCCCGTGTACGACACGAAGGGCGCGGCCTTGGTCGTCATCACCCGAACCATCGCCCCCGCGCGCGGGGGCATCGCCCTGCCCGGAGGGTTCATCGACCACAGGGAGGACTGGCGACAGGCCGTCGTCCGCGAACTCAAGGAGGAGACGGGCATCGCCGCGGCGAGCCGCGACGTACGGCTCGTCGACGCACTGAGCTCCCCCGACGGTCATTTGCTGCTCTTCGGGGCTCTCCCGGAGCGCCCCGCCACCGACCTTCCGCCGTCTGTCGCGATGGACGAGACGGAGGGCTGGCACCTGCTGCGGGGAGCGGCCGAACTCGCCTTTCCGCTGCACACCGTGGCGGTCCGGGCATGGTTCGAGGGCAGGTACGTCTGA
- a CDS encoding Zn-ribbon domain-containing OB-fold protein, translating to MVTGWFTGEGDGFRLLGTRCSACASVFFPREDVLCRNPGCPGGELAEVPLSRRGHIWSYTDSRYRPPSPYVSDPELDWRPYALIAVELRPERLVVLGQTVPGISVADLTVGMEVEVVPGVLNEDAETTWTTWHWRPTGVTA from the coding sequence GTGGTCACCGGCTGGTTCACCGGCGAGGGGGACGGCTTCCGGCTCCTCGGCACCCGCTGCTCGGCCTGCGCGTCCGTGTTCTTCCCCCGGGAGGACGTCTTGTGCCGCAACCCGGGCTGTCCGGGCGGCGAGCTGGCGGAGGTGCCGCTGTCCAGGCGCGGCCACATCTGGTCCTACACGGACAGCCGGTACCGGCCGCCGTCACCGTATGTGTCCGATCCGGAACTCGACTGGCGGCCCTACGCGTTGATCGCGGTGGAACTGCGGCCCGAGCGCCTGGTGGTGCTCGGACAGACGGTTCCCGGGATCTCCGTCGCCGATCTGACGGTGGGCATGGAGGTGGAGGTCGTCCCCGGCGTGCTGAACGAGGACGCGGAGACGACCTGGACGACCTGGCACTGGCGGCCGACGGGGGTGACGGCATGA
- a CDS encoding MIP/aquaporin family protein: MSNGDIFVGEVIGTAILILFGAGVVAAVVLNYSKAKDAGWVVIAFGWGFGVLAGAYTAAPLSGGHLNPAVTVGIAIDTGDWDKVHLYVAGQMVGAFLGAVLCWLVYFAQFRANAEEEIAQPTLGIFSTAPAIRNTAANLVTEIIATIALVLPILAFGLTEGLGESGTAILIVSFLVVGIGLSLGGPTGYAINPARDLGPRIAHAILPIPNKGGSDWSYSWIPVVGPLIGAVLAGLIFNVAF, from the coding sequence ATGAGCAACGGAGACATCTTCGTCGGTGAGGTCATCGGCACAGCGATTCTGATCCTCTTCGGCGCCGGAGTGGTCGCCGCCGTCGTACTCAACTACTCCAAGGCGAAGGACGCCGGCTGGGTCGTCATCGCGTTCGGCTGGGGCTTCGGCGTGCTGGCCGGGGCCTACACCGCCGCCCCGCTGTCCGGCGGACACCTCAACCCGGCCGTGACGGTCGGCATCGCCATCGACACCGGGGACTGGGACAAGGTCCACCTCTACGTGGCCGGGCAGATGGTCGGCGCCTTCCTGGGCGCGGTGCTGTGCTGGCTGGTCTACTTCGCACAGTTCCGGGCCAATGCCGAGGAGGAGATCGCGCAGCCGACGCTCGGGATCTTCTCCACCGCACCCGCGATCCGCAACACCGCGGCGAACCTCGTCACGGAGATCATCGCGACGATCGCTCTGGTCCTGCCGATCCTCGCCTTCGGTCTGACCGAGGGGCTCGGCGAGTCCGGCACCGCGATCCTGATCGTCTCGTTCCTGGTGGTCGGCATCGGCCTGTCGCTCGGCGGCCCCACGGGGTACGCCATCAACCCGGCCCGTGACCTGGGTCCGCGCATCGCCCACGCGATCCTGCCGATCCCCAACAAGGGTGGATCGGACTGGAGTTACTCGTGGATCCCGGTGGTGGGGCCGCTGATCGGCGCGGTGCTGGCCGGGCTCATCTTCAACGTGGCCTTCTAA
- a CDS encoding lipid-transfer protein: MTGDVAVLGAGMHPWGKWGRGFAEYGTVAARAALSDADVDWREINSIVGADTVRGGYPGYVAGATFAKALGWQGARVTSVYAACASGAQAVGAARAQILAGLADVVLVVGADAAPKGFFRPAGGDRADDPDWLRFRVLGATNPTYFGLYARRRMAVHGDTLEDFAQVKVKNATMGALNPNARYRKRVTAEEVAASAVVADPLRLLDICATSDGGAALVLSSMEFARRHGAAAPVRIRAVSTVTPRYPNTVLDLPDIATDSAVAAEPAATTFRESIARAAYEEAGIGPEDLSFAEVYDLSTALELQWYEDLGLCGEGEAAKLLREGATALGGRIPVNVSGGLSSFGEAVPAQAIAQVCELTWQLRGAAGDRQIAGARVGVTANQGLFGHGSSVIAVR, translated from the coding sequence ATGACGGGCGACGTGGCGGTGCTCGGCGCGGGCATGCATCCCTGGGGCAAGTGGGGGCGGGGATTCGCCGAGTACGGGACGGTGGCCGCACGCGCGGCGCTGTCCGACGCGGATGTCGACTGGCGGGAGATCAACTCGATCGTCGGCGCGGACACCGTCCGTGGCGGCTATCCGGGGTATGTGGCAGGAGCGACGTTCGCCAAGGCTCTGGGCTGGCAGGGGGCCAGGGTCACGAGCGTGTACGCGGCGTGTGCGTCGGGGGCGCAGGCGGTCGGCGCGGCACGGGCGCAGATCCTCGCGGGCCTCGCGGACGTGGTCCTCGTGGTGGGTGCGGACGCGGCGCCGAAGGGGTTCTTCCGGCCCGCGGGCGGGGACAGGGCCGACGACCCCGACTGGCTGCGGTTCCGCGTCCTGGGGGCGACGAACCCGACGTACTTCGGGCTGTACGCACGTCGGCGGATGGCCGTCCACGGAGACACCCTGGAGGACTTCGCGCAGGTCAAGGTGAAGAACGCGACCATGGGGGCACTGAACCCGAACGCCCGCTACCGCAAGCGGGTCACGGCCGAGGAGGTCGCCGCGTCGGCCGTGGTGGCCGATCCGCTGCGGCTGCTCGACATCTGCGCGACCTCGGACGGCGGGGCGGCGCTGGTGCTGTCCAGCATGGAGTTCGCCCGTCGGCACGGGGCGGCGGCACCGGTGCGGATCCGCGCGGTGTCCACGGTGACACCGCGCTACCCCAACACCGTGCTGGATCTGCCCGACATCGCGACGGACTCCGCGGTCGCGGCGGAGCCCGCGGCCACCACGTTCCGCGAGTCGATCGCGCGGGCCGCCTACGAGGAGGCGGGCATCGGCCCGGAGGACCTCTCGTTCGCCGAGGTCTACGACCTGTCCACCGCCCTGGAGTTGCAGTGGTACGAGGACCTGGGGCTGTGCGGCGAAGGAGAGGCGGCCAAGCTCCTGCGGGAGGGTGCGACGGCGCTGGGCGGTCGCATACCCGTCAACGTGAGCGGCGGGCTCTCCTCCTTCGGGGAGGCCGTCCCCGCGCAGGCCATCGCCCAGGTCTGCGAGCTCACGTGGCAGTTGCGGGGTGCGGCGGGCGACCGGCAGATCGCGGGCGCCCGGGTGGGAGTCACCGCGAACCAGGGGCTGTTCGGGCACGGTTCGTCGGTGATCGCCGTCAGGTGA
- a CDS encoding M15 family metallopeptidase, whose translation MTRLSTAVRGFVASLAALLTVTAASATATATPEPKAPEDFVSLRSVDRTIIQEMRYFTPHNFVGERIDGYRQPLCILTRPAAEALHVAQQRLLRQGYSLKVYDCYRPQRAVDHFVRWAEDLDDQTMKGEFYPNVDKTRLFEDGYIAEKSGHSRGSTMDLTLVKLPAKPTRPYVPGEPLVPCFAPQKERFPDNSVDMGTAYDCFDTLSHTLDPRVQGQQRANRLLLKDTLEGLGLVNLAEEWWHFTYKPEAYPDTYFDFPVSAKSLVTSH comes from the coding sequence ATGACCCGACTCTCCACGGCGGTACGCGGCTTCGTCGCCTCGCTCGCCGCCCTGCTGACCGTCACCGCTGCCTCCGCGACCGCCACGGCGACGCCCGAGCCGAAGGCCCCGGAGGACTTCGTGTCCCTGAGATCAGTGGACCGCACGATCATCCAGGAGATGCGCTACTTCACCCCGCACAACTTCGTGGGCGAGCGCATCGACGGCTACCGGCAGCCGCTCTGCATCCTCACCCGGCCCGCCGCCGAGGCCCTCCACGTGGCCCAGCAACGACTGCTGCGCCAGGGCTACTCCCTGAAGGTGTACGACTGCTACCGGCCCCAGCGCGCCGTGGACCACTTCGTGCGCTGGGCCGAGGACCTCGACGACCAGACCATGAAGGGCGAGTTCTACCCGAACGTCGACAAGACCCGCCTGTTCGAGGACGGCTACATCGCCGAGAAGTCCGGTCACAGCCGCGGCTCGACCATGGATCTCACACTCGTGAAACTTCCGGCGAAGCCCACCCGGCCGTACGTCCCCGGAGAGCCCCTGGTGCCCTGCTTCGCGCCCCAGAAGGAGCGTTTCCCGGACAACTCCGTGGACATGGGCACGGCCTACGACTGCTTCGACACCCTGTCGCACACGCTCGACCCGCGCGTCCAAGGGCAGCAGCGCGCCAACAGACTGCTCCTGAAGGACACCCTCGAAGGCCTCGGCCTCGTGAACCTGGCCGAGGAGTGGTGGCACTTCACCTACAAGCCCGAGGCCTACCCCGACACGTACTTCGACTTCCCCGTGTCGGCGAAATCCCTCGTCACGTCCCACTGA
- a CDS encoding GGDEF domain-containing protein has translation MPSWTDTLRFAFQPVVNLTTGGVVALEILARPESGDVLAQARRDPEIDGLLAASAIRSAARQETLLPLHVNVFAGTLADLGRLAALREAVRGAGRLPWEVTVDVGPPFTHVPHRALVEAVTALRDEGFRICADGIGDGDVPLRVLADLAPDLVKLDASLLSRPAVVRAMRTLCEQLGALLSVEGVETESQCAAALSAGAQLAQGDLFGPPARRPAADVHVPVLSPVPALTRPDGPPVRQFVRPAALLPADASAGRVRALLTGSPDVSGVVLVDRAGMPVRSVHRSRFLLSMSGRYGHALYADRPAARLGDPPRTVGVDATAWEVLDVVADGERDRTSDDVAVVDRRGRCVGVVRLADLVRALSESRVEEAVGLNPLTRLPGSDVITEEVDRRIAQGRLFALSWLDVDGFKQVNDSAGFAAGDELIRAVGRALQAAAGGNTRVGHIGGDDFLVLADPEGLDALAVSVLDAPWSAGGPAVTLSLATVLCAPGSVTDHRQAAACLAPLKKAAKSLRGASWVMGRAGAPGHEIRRGSGAAPAPAGSRA, from the coding sequence GTGCCCTCCTGGACGGATACTCTCCGCTTCGCCTTCCAGCCCGTCGTCAACCTGACGACCGGAGGGGTCGTGGCGCTGGAGATACTCGCCCGTCCCGAGTCCGGCGACGTGCTCGCGCAGGCCCGTCGGGACCCTGAAATCGACGGCCTGCTGGCCGCGTCGGCGATCCGGTCGGCGGCCCGTCAGGAGACGCTGCTGCCGCTGCACGTCAACGTGTTCGCCGGGACCCTCGCCGATCTCGGGCGCCTGGCGGCGCTGCGCGAGGCGGTGCGCGGGGCCGGGCGCCTGCCGTGGGAGGTGACGGTCGACGTCGGTCCGCCCTTCACCCATGTCCCGCATCGGGCGCTGGTCGAGGCGGTGACGGCGTTGCGGGACGAGGGCTTCCGGATCTGCGCGGACGGTATCGGTGACGGGGACGTGCCCCTGCGCGTACTGGCGGACCTGGCACCCGACCTGGTGAAGCTGGACGCGTCGCTGCTGTCACGGCCGGCGGTGGTACGGGCCATGCGGACCCTGTGCGAGCAGCTCGGCGCGCTGCTGTCCGTCGAGGGCGTGGAGACCGAGTCGCAGTGCGCGGCGGCGCTGTCGGCGGGTGCACAGCTCGCGCAGGGCGATCTGTTCGGGCCTCCCGCCCGCAGACCGGCCGCGGATGTCCACGTGCCGGTCCTCTCCCCCGTCCCGGCACTCACACGCCCCGACGGCCCGCCCGTACGGCAGTTCGTACGGCCTGCCGCGCTGCTGCCCGCCGACGCGTCCGCGGGGCGGGTACGGGCGTTGCTGACGGGCTCGCCGGACGTGTCCGGGGTGGTGCTCGTGGACCGGGCCGGGATGCCGGTGCGGTCGGTGCACCGTTCGCGGTTCCTGCTGTCGATGTCGGGGCGCTACGGGCACGCCCTGTACGCCGATCGTCCGGCTGCCCGGCTCGGCGATCCGCCGCGTACGGTCGGCGTCGACGCCACCGCGTGGGAGGTCCTCGACGTGGTGGCGGACGGGGAGCGGGACCGTACGTCGGACGACGTGGCGGTCGTCGACCGGCGCGGGCGGTGTGTGGGCGTCGTACGGCTGGCGGATCTCGTACGGGCGCTGTCGGAGAGCCGTGTCGAGGAGGCGGTCGGGCTCAATCCGCTGACGCGGCTGCCCGGTTCGGACGTCATCACCGAGGAGGTGGACCGCCGGATCGCCCAGGGGCGGCTGTTCGCGCTGAGCTGGCTGGACGTCGACGGATTCAAGCAGGTCAACGACAGTGCGGGGTTCGCCGCGGGCGACGAGTTGATCCGTGCGGTGGGGCGGGCGCTGCAGGCAGCAGCGGGCGGGAACACCCGTGTGGGGCACATCGGCGGTGACGACTTCCTGGTCCTGGCGGATCCGGAAGGGCTCGATGCGCTGGCCGTGTCGGTGCTCGACGCACCCTGGTCGGCGGGCGGGCCGGCCGTCACGCTGTCTCTCGCGACCGTGCTGTGCGCCCCGGGGAGCGTGACCGACCACCGCCAGGCGGCCGCGTGTCTGGCCCCCCTCAAGAAGGCCGCGAAGTCGCTTCGGGGCGCGAGCTGGGTGATGGGCCGAGCGGGAGCGCCGGGGCACGAGATCCGGCGCGGGTCGGGGGCCGCGCCCGCGCCGGCGGGAAGCCGGGCGTAG
- a CDS encoding glycoside hydrolase family 31 protein yields the protein MDGRDLVRSVKAVGSAGAAQSWLTVRAAWRRRRTDASGLPARGAERARVPGAVLSVEPAPGGGVVRFARSQLRIAVAVNGAVFWGWDGAGPGPSYALAGEAPEPDPRAVLEPDKDGAWRVVAERMTVVVSRHGAVEVLTPGGVSLRRDLPPRWWEPVGGGQARWMQRSEVAADSRFFGLGGRASGPRLRDGTYRLWNTDPGRAFGPGDDPLYLTMPVQMVLADAATHLVFHDSAWDGSVTLREGEEGAGSGHDRAGTSELRMDGGPLRCWVMVGTPARVLQTWASLTGAAALPPAWALGHHHTRRFGNEQEVRRIVGGYHERGLPLDAVHLDIDHFDAQRVFTVDQDRFPKLPVLAEELRRDGIRLVSRVEPAVRAQPGYAVYDSGGAEDAFVRDPAGQVVRGVVRPGEVVHPDFTRARTRRWWGGLYEERLSQGFAGFWHDMDEPVSLTAFGEATLPRSARHDLEGRGGDHREAHNVYALGMARAAYEGLRELAPRERPFLFSRSGWAGSQRYGGTWSGEVATGWPGLRASLSLVVGLGLCGVPFSGPDVGGFGGSPSPEMYLRWLQLSAYLPLFRTRVSPRAERGEPWEFGDEILGHARVALVERRRLLPYFMTLAHLARRTGAPYVRPMWWNVPEDRALRDCEDAFMLGDCLLVAPVLDPGADRRAVQLPRGRWYDVVTEKAYEGPGQVLIDAPLSRIPVLVRAGAVLPVRGDDGSVELEVWAPARGRTGGGLVVADRGDGWEEPEIERYVTRRPGKCVVVERDGEDGPGEPSLPVRVRGLGA from the coding sequence ATGGACGGTCGTGACCTGGTGCGTTCGGTGAAGGCAGTCGGTTCGGCGGGGGCGGCCCAGAGCTGGCTCACCGTGCGGGCCGCGTGGCGCAGGAGGCGTACCGACGCCTCGGGACTGCCGGCGCGCGGCGCCGAGCGTGCGCGGGTTCCGGGGGCCGTGCTGTCCGTGGAGCCCGCGCCCGGCGGCGGAGTCGTCCGCTTCGCCCGGTCGCAGCTGCGGATAGCCGTCGCGGTCAACGGAGCCGTCTTCTGGGGCTGGGACGGGGCGGGGCCCGGGCCTTCGTACGCGCTCGCGGGTGAGGCTCCCGAACCGGACCCGCGAGCCGTCCTGGAGCCGGACAAGGACGGTGCCTGGCGGGTGGTGGCGGAGCGGATGACGGTGGTCGTGTCCCGGCACGGCGCCGTGGAGGTGCTCACGCCGGGCGGGGTGAGTCTGCGGCGCGATCTGCCGCCGCGCTGGTGGGAGCCGGTCGGCGGTGGACAGGCACGCTGGATGCAGCGGTCCGAAGTGGCCGCTGACTCGCGGTTCTTCGGTCTCGGTGGGCGTGCGTCGGGGCCCCGGCTGCGCGACGGGACGTACCGGCTGTGGAACACCGACCCCGGACGTGCCTTCGGTCCCGGTGACGACCCGCTGTACCTGACCATGCCGGTGCAGATGGTGCTGGCCGACGCGGCCACGCACCTCGTGTTCCACGACAGCGCCTGGGACGGCTCCGTGACCCTGCGCGAGGGCGAGGAGGGCGCCGGGTCCGGGCACGACCGGGCCGGGACGAGCGAACTGCGCATGGACGGCGGCCCACTGCGCTGCTGGGTGATGGTGGGCACTCCCGCGCGTGTGCTGCAGACCTGGGCGTCGCTGACGGGTGCCGCCGCGCTGCCGCCGGCCTGGGCCCTGGGGCACCACCACACGCGGCGCTTCGGGAACGAGCAGGAGGTGCGGCGGATCGTGGGCGGGTACCACGAGCGCGGGCTGCCGCTGGACGCCGTGCACCTCGACATCGACCACTTCGACGCGCAGCGGGTGTTCACGGTCGACCAGGACCGTTTCCCGAAGTTGCCGGTGCTCGCGGAGGAGTTGCGCCGGGACGGGATCCGGCTGGTGTCGCGTGTGGAACCGGCGGTCAGGGCCCAACCCGGATACGCCGTGTACGACAGCGGGGGCGCCGAGGACGCGTTCGTGCGGGACCCCGCCGGGCAGGTGGTGCGCGGAGTCGTCCGCCCCGGAGAGGTGGTCCATCCGGACTTCACGCGCGCGCGTACGCGCCGTTGGTGGGGCGGGCTCTACGAGGAGCGGCTCTCTCAGGGGTTCGCCGGCTTCTGGCACGACATGGACGAACCGGTGTCCCTCACGGCCTTCGGCGAGGCCACGCTGCCCCGTTCGGCACGGCACGACCTGGAGGGCCGCGGGGGCGACCATCGCGAGGCGCACAACGTGTACGCGCTCGGCATGGCCCGTGCGGCCTACGAAGGACTGCGGGAACTGGCCCCCCGGGAGCGGCCGTTCCTCTTCTCGCGCTCCGGGTGGGCCGGAAGCCAGCGCTACGGGGGGACCTGGTCCGGTGAGGTCGCCACGGGGTGGCCCGGCCTGCGGGCGTCCCTGTCGCTGGTGGTCGGTCTCGGTCTCTGTGGAGTGCCGTTCTCGGGGCCCGACGTGGGCGGCTTCGGCGGGAGTCCTTCCCCCGAGATGTATCTCCGGTGGCTTCAGCTGAGCGCCTATCTGCCGCTCTTCCGTACCCGCGTGAGCCCTCGGGCGGAGCGCGGGGAGCCTTGGGAGTTCGGTGACGAGATCCTCGGGCACGCGCGCGTGGCGCTCGTGGAGCGGCGCCGGCTTCTGCCGTACTTCATGACGCTGGCACATCTGGCACGGCGGACGGGTGCGCCGTATGTGCGGCCGATGTGGTGGAACGTCCCGGAGGACAGGGCGCTGCGTGACTGCGAGGACGCCTTCATGCTCGGTGACTGCCTGCTGGTGGCGCCGGTGCTGGATCCCGGTGCCGACCGGCGGGCCGTGCAGCTGCCCCGGGGGCGCTGGTACGACGTGGTGACCGAGAAGGCGTACGAGGGGCCGGGGCAGGTACTGATCGACGCCCCTTTGTCTCGGATTCCGGTGCTGGTCCGCGCGGGCGCCGTCCTGCCCGTACGCGGCGACGACGGGTCCGTGGAGCTGGAGGTGTGGGCGCCCGCCCGCGGGCGGACCGGGGGCGGGCTGGTGGTCGCCGACCGCGGGGACGGCTGGGAGGAGCCGGAGATCGAGCGCTATGTGACACGTCGGCCCGGTAAGTGCGTGGTCGTGGAGCGGGACGGGGAGGACGGCCCGGGTGAGCCGTCGCTTCCCGTACGGGTGCGGGGACTGGGTGCCTGA